The following coding sequences lie in one Cannabis sativa cultivar Pink pepper isolate KNU-18-1 chromosome 5, ASM2916894v1, whole genome shotgun sequence genomic window:
- the LOC115716215 gene encoding uncharacterized protein LOC115716215, with translation MGDEKSIEEQIGKAVEEAKDLHEAAVSFLSKTSTDEQSLRHRAQSLDSSLRRLRSSLPSLTLSDPKLAEKLEEDLHRTRCLLADGDAASFLPAKAHGRFLRMFLGPINVRASRKDIQLKVKEEYNSYRDRTALLFLLFPFILLILRSWKWDGCLPAFPVQLYQAWLLFLYTGLALRENILRANGSDIRPWWIYHHYCAMLMALVSLTWEIKGQPNCSQKQRGVQLFLIWAMMQGVAMLLQNRYQRQRLYTRIALGKAKRMDVVWGETAGVDGQLWVLCPILFILQGFEAYVGLLLLRTALDGVVSEWQVIFCGILLVLMAIGNFVNTVQTLMTKSRFKAKMKRSKSKHEL, from the exons ATGGGGGATGAGAAATCCATAGAAGAACAAATAGGGAAAGCAGTGGAAGAGGCCAAGGACTTGCATGAAGCCGCTGTCTCCTTCCTTTCCAAGACTTCCACCGACGAACAATCCCTTCGACACCGTGCTCAGTCCCTCGATTCTTCCCTTCGCCGCCTTCGCTCTTCCCTTCCTTCCCTCACTCTTTCCGATCCCAAGCTCGCTGAAAAg CTCGAAGAAGATTTGCACCGGACCAGATGTCTCCTCGCCGATGGAGACGCCGCTTCTTTTCTTCCTGCCAAAGCTCATG GTCGCTTTCTGAGAATGTTTTTGGGTCCTATTAATGTCCGTGCATCTCGCAAGGACATTCAGTTGAAGGTCAAAGAGGAGTACAACAGCTATAGG GATAGAACTGCCCTCCTCTTTCTTCTATTCCCATTTATTCTGCTTATTTTGAGATCTTGGAAATGGGATGGATGCTTGCCAGCATTCCCAGTTCAGCTATATCAG GCTTGGCTGTTGTTCCTATACACAGGTCTGGCATTGCGTGAAAACATACTTAGAGCGAATGGAAGTGACATTCGTCCATG GTGGATATACCATCATTATTGTGCTATGCTCATGGCTCTTGTTAGTCTCACTTGGGAGATCAAAGGACAGCCAAATTGTTCTCAGAAGCAG AGAGGGGTACAACTTTTCCTAATATGGGCTATGATGCAAGGAGTAGCTATGCTTTTACAAAATAGATATCAACGCCAAAGACTCTATACTCGTATTGCATTGGGAAAG GCTAAAAGGATGGATGTAGTTTGGGGAGAAACTGCTGGTGTAGATGGTCAGTTGTGGGTGCTCTGTCCTATACTCTTTATTTTGCAG GGTTTTGAAGCCTATGTTGGACTACTATTGCTCAGAACCGCATTGGATGGGGTTGTTTCTGAATGGCAG GTGATATTTTGTGGGATCCTTTTGGTGCTAATGGCAATTGGGAACTTTGTAAATACAGTACAGACACTGATGACAAAATCAAGGTTCAAGGCAAAAATGAAAAGAAGCAAGAGCAAGCATGAAttatag
- the LOC115716242 gene encoding trihelix transcription factor GTL1 isoform X1 produces the protein MQHGIEGGGGGGGGGVSLMEDTTGTTGGTESAMEVQATGSGGVEAASPISSRPPAASSLNLDEYMAMSSGGGGGGGSSGGGNRWPRQETLALLRIRSEMDTVFRDATLKGPLWEDVSRKLAELGYKRSGKKCKEKFENVHKYYKRTKEGRAGRQDGKTYKFFTELEALHAFNQPHHQTLPPPLPSQPSLGVGISNPMPISSFRAPNITITTPPPPNYPTHPPPQPQPQPPQPQQPQHQQQPITTAAAPIPALSFSSNTASSSHGSEDDDDEDDNEDDVFELGEPSTAGVGISSSRKRKSRDWSSRHSSGSTMEFFENLMKQVMQKQEAMQQRFLEVIEKREQDRMIRDEAWKRQEMARLSREHELMAQERTISATRDAAIISFLQKITGQTIHLPDPPPPPPPLNTITTSTAATTTPNIINIPNVTIHHHVPITTTSTAPPQAPITTAITTTTTTTVPPAAAAAAAAPSPPAVMIPPVVVTQQQPQQQQLVISQSPHAAHDQQDHTGGSTTPSSSRWPKAEVLALIKLRSGLEFKYQEAGPKGPLWEDISGEMTRMGYKRSAKRCKEKWENINKYFKKVKESNKQRPEDAKTCPYFHELDALYRNKVIGTSMVTPQQHHHQQQQPPKPPTPAAPPAPAPAPALAAPPPNINVPAEIKTSGPAAPTSTTFQQQPTDKPEDIVMELMKVHEQEKCGGGGGTKAVVLPKQRQLLVNDYDHDRALEELVESTEDDDHDEEDELDDYDEEEDIIDEDDEGGQVIVDQRKMGNYKMQLHHHHQHQQRQHSAVVASSNNGNATATTTTTPNDTPPSFLAIPMVQ, from the exons atgcagcaCGGAATAgaaggaggtggtggtggtggcggtGGAGGAGTGTCGTTGATGGAGGATACTACTGGAACAACAGGTGGTACTGAGTCGGCGATGGAAGTACAAGCAACAGGTAGTGGAGGAGTAGAAGCGGCGTCTCCAATCAGCAGCCGGCCACCTGCAGCCTCATCTCTGAATTTAGATGAGTATATGGCCATGTCTTCTGGGGGAGGCGGAGGAGGTGGGAGCAGTGGGGGTGGAAATCGATGGCCTAGGCAAGAAACATTAGCTCTTCTCAGAATTAGGTCAGAGATGGACACTGTGTTCCGTGATGCCACACTCAAGGGTCCACTATGGGAAGATGTCTCCag GAAGCTAGCAGAGTTGGGATACAAGAGAAGTGGCAAAAAATGCAAAGAAAAATTCGAAAACGTTCACAAATACTACAAACGAACCAAAGAAGGCCGTGCTGGCCGTCAAGATGGTAAAACCTACAAGTTCTTCACCGAGCTAGAAGCTCTCCATGCCTTTAACCAACCTCACCACCAAACCCTCCCTCCTCCTCTTCCTTCTCAACCCTCTCTCGGCGTTGGTATCAGTAACCCAATGCCCATTTCCTCTTTCAGAGCTCCTAACATCACTATCACTACTCCTCCACCTCCTAATTATCCCACACACCCACCACCGCAACCACAACCACAACCACCACAACCACAACAACCCCAGCATCAGCAGCAGCCCATTACAACAGCTGCAGCTCCTATTCCTGCACTCAGTTTCTCCTCCAACACCGCATCCTCATCACATGGCTCGGAAGATGATGACGATGAAGACGACAACGAAGATGATGTTTTCGAATTAGGAGAGCCTTCCACGGCTGGTGTAGGAATTAGCAGCAGCCGCAAACGTAAGAGTAGAGATTGGTCAAGCAGGCACAGTAGTGGTAGTACGATGGAGTTTTTTGAGAACCTAATGAAACAGGTTATGCAAAAACAAGAGGCTATGCAGCAGAGATTCTTGGAGGTTATTGAGAAAAGAGAACAGGACAGAATGATAAGAGATGAGGCTTGGAAGAGACAAGAGATGGCTAGACTGAGTCGTGAACATGAGCTTATGGCTCAAGAGCGAACCATTTCTGCTACAAGGGATGCTGCTATTATCTCTTTTCTACAGAAGATTACTGGGCAGACAATCCACTTGCCtgatcctcctcctcctccaccaCCTCTCAACACAATAACCACTTCTACTGCTGCAACAACCACTCCAAATATCATCAATATTCCCAATGTTACTATTCATCATCATGTTCCAATTACCACTACTTCTACTGCTCCACCCCAGGCCCCTATTACTACTGCcattactactactactactactactgtacctcctgctgctgctgctgctgctgctgcaccATCTCCTCCAGCTGTGATGATCCCACCTGTTGTTGTAACACAGCAGCAACCACAACAGCAGCAACTAGTGATTAGCCAATCGCCACACGCAGCTCATGATCAACAGGATCATACTGGGGGAAGTACAACACCTTCTTCATCAAGATGGCCTAAGGCAGAAGTTCTAGCGCTTATAAAGTTGAGAAGTGGGTTGGAATTCAAGTATCAAGAGGCAGGCCCCAAGGGACCTCTTTGGGAAGATATTTCTGGAGAGATGACTCGGATGGGATACAAGAGGAGTGCAAAGAGATGCAAAGAGAAATGGGAGAACATCAATAAGTATTTCAAGAAAGTGAAAGAGAGCAACAAACAAAGACCTGAGGATGCCAAAACTTGTCCATACTTTCACGAACTGGATGCCCTTTACCGCAACAAGGTTATTGGGACTAGCATGGTTACACCACAACAGCATCATCATCAGCAGCAGCAGCCGCCAAAACCACCTACACCTGCTGCTCCACCTGCACCTGCACCTGCACCTGCACTTGCAGCACCACCACCCAATATTAATGTACCAGCTGAAATCAAAACCTCTGGCCCGGCTGCACCTACCAGTACCACCTTCCAACAACAGCCAACCGATAag CCAGAAGACATTGTGATGGAGTTGATGAAAGTACATGAACAGGAGAAATGTGGAGGTGGTGGAGGAACAAAAGCTGTAGTACTGCCCAAGCAACGACAGTTATTAGTGAATGATTATGATCATGATAGGGCGCTTGAGGAACTGGTAGAGAGTACTGAGGATGATGAtcatgatgaagaagatgaattaGATGAttatgatgaagaagaagacatTATTGATGAAGATGATGAGGGCGGTCAAGTAATTGTTGATCAGAGGAAAATGGGTAATTATAAAATGCAACTCCACCACCATCATCAGCATCAGCAGAGACAACATAGTGCAGTAGTGGCATCATCCAATAATGGTAATGCTActgctactactactactactccaAATGACACACCACCTTCCTTCTTGGCCATCCCCATGGTTCAAtga
- the LOC115716242 gene encoding trihelix transcription factor GTL1 isoform X2, translating into MQHGIEGGGGGGGGGVSLMEDTTGTTGGTESAMEVQATGSGGVEAASPISSRPPAASSLNLDEYMAMSSGGGGGGGSSGGGNRWPRQETLALLRIRSEMDTVFRDATLKGPLWEDVSRKLAELGYKRSGKKCKEKFENVHKYYKRTKEGRAGRQDGKTYKFFTELEALHAFNQPHHQTLPPPLPSQPSLGVGISNPMPISSFRAPNITITTPPPPNYPTHPPPQPQPQPPQPQQPQHQQQPITTAAAPIPALSFSSNTASSSHGSEDDDDEDDNEDDVFELGEPSTAGVGISSSRKRKSRDWSSRHSSGSTMEFFENLMKQVMQKQEAMQQRFLEVIEKREQDRMIRDEAWKRQEMARLSREHELMAQERTISATRDAAIISFLQKITGQTIHLPDPPPPPPPLNTITTSTAATTTPNIINIPNVTIHHHVPITTTSTAPPQAPITTAITTTTTTTVPPAAAAAAAAPSPPAVMIPPVVVTQQQPQQQQLVISQSPHAAHDQQDHTGGSTTPSSSRWPKAEVLALIKLRSGLEFKYQEAGPKGPLWEDISGEMTRMGYKRSAKRCKEKWENINKYFKKVKESNKQRPEDAKTCPYFHELDALYRNKVIGTSMVTPQQHHHQQQQPPKPPTPAAPPAPAPAPALAAPPPNINVPAEIKTSGPAAPTSTTFQQQPTDKKTL; encoded by the exons atgcagcaCGGAATAgaaggaggtggtggtggtggcggtGGAGGAGTGTCGTTGATGGAGGATACTACTGGAACAACAGGTGGTACTGAGTCGGCGATGGAAGTACAAGCAACAGGTAGTGGAGGAGTAGAAGCGGCGTCTCCAATCAGCAGCCGGCCACCTGCAGCCTCATCTCTGAATTTAGATGAGTATATGGCCATGTCTTCTGGGGGAGGCGGAGGAGGTGGGAGCAGTGGGGGTGGAAATCGATGGCCTAGGCAAGAAACATTAGCTCTTCTCAGAATTAGGTCAGAGATGGACACTGTGTTCCGTGATGCCACACTCAAGGGTCCACTATGGGAAGATGTCTCCag GAAGCTAGCAGAGTTGGGATACAAGAGAAGTGGCAAAAAATGCAAAGAAAAATTCGAAAACGTTCACAAATACTACAAACGAACCAAAGAAGGCCGTGCTGGCCGTCAAGATGGTAAAACCTACAAGTTCTTCACCGAGCTAGAAGCTCTCCATGCCTTTAACCAACCTCACCACCAAACCCTCCCTCCTCCTCTTCCTTCTCAACCCTCTCTCGGCGTTGGTATCAGTAACCCAATGCCCATTTCCTCTTTCAGAGCTCCTAACATCACTATCACTACTCCTCCACCTCCTAATTATCCCACACACCCACCACCGCAACCACAACCACAACCACCACAACCACAACAACCCCAGCATCAGCAGCAGCCCATTACAACAGCTGCAGCTCCTATTCCTGCACTCAGTTTCTCCTCCAACACCGCATCCTCATCACATGGCTCGGAAGATGATGACGATGAAGACGACAACGAAGATGATGTTTTCGAATTAGGAGAGCCTTCCACGGCTGGTGTAGGAATTAGCAGCAGCCGCAAACGTAAGAGTAGAGATTGGTCAAGCAGGCACAGTAGTGGTAGTACGATGGAGTTTTTTGAGAACCTAATGAAACAGGTTATGCAAAAACAAGAGGCTATGCAGCAGAGATTCTTGGAGGTTATTGAGAAAAGAGAACAGGACAGAATGATAAGAGATGAGGCTTGGAAGAGACAAGAGATGGCTAGACTGAGTCGTGAACATGAGCTTATGGCTCAAGAGCGAACCATTTCTGCTACAAGGGATGCTGCTATTATCTCTTTTCTACAGAAGATTACTGGGCAGACAATCCACTTGCCtgatcctcctcctcctccaccaCCTCTCAACACAATAACCACTTCTACTGCTGCAACAACCACTCCAAATATCATCAATATTCCCAATGTTACTATTCATCATCATGTTCCAATTACCACTACTTCTACTGCTCCACCCCAGGCCCCTATTACTACTGCcattactactactactactactactgtacctcctgctgctgctgctgctgctgctgcaccATCTCCTCCAGCTGTGATGATCCCACCTGTTGTTGTAACACAGCAGCAACCACAACAGCAGCAACTAGTGATTAGCCAATCGCCACACGCAGCTCATGATCAACAGGATCATACTGGGGGAAGTACAACACCTTCTTCATCAAGATGGCCTAAGGCAGAAGTTCTAGCGCTTATAAAGTTGAGAAGTGGGTTGGAATTCAAGTATCAAGAGGCAGGCCCCAAGGGACCTCTTTGGGAAGATATTTCTGGAGAGATGACTCGGATGGGATACAAGAGGAGTGCAAAGAGATGCAAAGAGAAATGGGAGAACATCAATAAGTATTTCAAGAAAGTGAAAGAGAGCAACAAACAAAGACCTGAGGATGCCAAAACTTGTCCATACTTTCACGAACTGGATGCCCTTTACCGCAACAAGGTTATTGGGACTAGCATGGTTACACCACAACAGCATCATCATCAGCAGCAGCAGCCGCCAAAACCACCTACACCTGCTGCTCCACCTGCACCTGCACCTGCACCTGCACTTGCAGCACCACCACCCAATATTAATGTACCAGCTGAAATCAAAACCTCTGGCCCGGCTGCACCTACCAGTACCACCTTCCAACAACAGCCAACCGATAag AAGACATTGTGA